Genomic segment of Nitrospirota bacterium:
CTATATCCAGACACGCGTCTCGAAACACGTCCATGTGGAATGCGTCCAGTTTTGGCCTCAGCCCAAAGGACTCTACCCCGGGCTTGTTCTCCTGCACGAAGAATGGGGTCTGACCGCACAAATCAAAGATCTCGGTGCCAGATTGGCGTGTGAAGGTTATGGCGTCATCATCCCAAACCTATATGGGCGGCTAGGCGGCATGGTGACGGCCAATGCAGAAGTGGCCGATGCCCTGATGGGCAAGCTGAATGAGACGCTCGTTCTCCAAGACATCAATTCCTGCTGTGAGTTTCTCAATACGCGCGACCACATCAAGCAAAATATCCATGGCGTCGTCGGCTATGGCATGGGCGGATCCTACGCGATCCGGTTTGCCTGTCAACGGAAACGGCTTCGAGCCGCAGTCTCCTATTACGGGCGAGTGCCGCAACTGGAAACAGAGATCAGCAGCTTGTATCCTCCCTTGCTCTATCACCAAGCCGGGCTGGATCAGTGGGCGCCGGCTTCGCATGTCGATCGGTTACGTGCCGCTGCGACGGAATATAAAAAGCGTGTCGAGATCCGGACCTACCCCAATGCCCCCCATGCGTTTTGCAACGAGCAACGTGTGGAGAGCTATCGTGCCGATGCGACGGCGGAAGCCTGGGAAGCAACCGCGGCCTTTCTCAAAACCTGCTTCCAGGGCCTTTAGCGAAATACCCCACAGTGCGATGTGAAGAGTCCAGGCTTGAGGCTGCGAGCAGAGGCAGGATACAGTAACGTCATGCGCCATTACATCCCGTTCATTCGACCAGCTCAATCTCATATCGGCTTCGTCTTTGCCATCCTGATTGTCTCTGTATTCGGGGCCTGCCTGAATGCCAAGGCAGACGAATTGCTTCCGACTGCCATACCGGGTTTCTCATCGATCATCCAGGCTCATTCCGATCAACTGGCTAAGCTGGAGTCCGACAAGGGAGCCATTACCCTCTTTGTGTCGGCAATCGGTCCCGCCATTCACATGATGGATGCCGCGCGGACATTGGGAGCCACCGCTTTGCCTGCCAAACTCTCGAAGGAACTTCTGGTGCCGGATTTGACGACGGCAGTCCAGCGGCTGATGGGCAGTCTAGCCGCCTGGCAGTTGGCA
This window contains:
- a CDS encoding dienelactone hydrolase family protein, coding for MISTIAPFTLDQIGTGTARFPSGVAIPTLTDAAVDPYIQTRVSKHVHVECVQFWPQPKGLYPGLVLLHEEWGLTAQIKDLGARLACEGYGVIIPNLYGRLGGMVTANAEVADALMGKLNETLVLQDINSCCEFLNTRDHIKQNIHGVVGYGMGGSYAIRFACQRKRLRAAVSYYGRVPQLETEISSLYPPLLYHQAGLDQWAPASHVDRLRAAATEYKKRVEIRTYPNAPHAFCNEQRVESYRADATAEAWEATAAFLKTCFQGL